From the Musa acuminata AAA Group cultivar baxijiao chromosome BXJ3-7, Cavendish_Baxijiao_AAA, whole genome shotgun sequence genome, one window contains:
- the LOC135642215 gene encoding WRKY transcription factor 72A-like, whose translation MEVVVEKPDVEEERKVGCFHDDHGGQIREDSTLIPSEKWAMEDTSARPSSSNPKDSTSLTQEHRLESTKAEMVEVREENERLKMILTQITEDYRSLSDLVRREQAKKPIKNTPADDEEVEETISLRLGTSSSGQRKEDKMKIVTGKDSERFGGCLTLGLNMKFEGSDDSLKEPVLNLSSDNSSEELKEEDTGAEPRPPSKAAKSARNGDDEVSQQPLVKKARVSVRARCDGTTMNDGCQWRKYGQKISKGNPCPRAYYRCTVAPACPVRKQVQRCQEDMSILITTYEGTHNHPLPISASAMASTTAAAASMLLSGSSASQPGFPGSFSTAMCNLATSINGNLHGLNLSVSDNLRSQQFHLPNPLISSITSHPTITLDLTVPPSCSFQANQFNSFSSNFTTTTPRYSSTRFNISSSDTNSLPTYEISKYLNNGAKPYDKSSVSLSLGRQPHDYLYRSYLQKTTKPSTPPNQHPLTDTLAKAITSDPKFHSALAATITSYVEARGGKEAVGHGLEWGEQHLNSLALPFPAAPQGNGCATSSYFNRLPGLNLNTQQGSLLLQSSLGFPSTKGASASPRDHNTENM comes from the exons ATGGAGGTGGTGGTCGAGAAGCCTGATGTTGAGGAGGAGAGAAAAGTAGGGTGTTTTCACGACGACCATGGCGGCCAAATCAGAGAG GATTCCACCTTGATTCCAAGTGAAAAATGGGCCATGGAGGACACATCTGCAAGGCCATCATCTTCAAATCCCAAAGATTCAACTTCACTTACTCAG GAACACCGACTTGAATCCACTAAAGCAGAAATGGTTGAGGTGAGGGAAGAAAACGAAAGATTGAAGATGATTTTAACTCAGATTACCGAGGATTACCGGTCTCTCTCCGATCTTGTTCGACGAGAGCAAGCTAAGAAGCCTATTAAGAACACACCTGCTGATGATGAAGAAGTGGAAGAAACTATCTCATTGAGACTTGGGACAAGCTCAAGTGGGCAAAGGAAGGAAGACAAGATGAAAATAGTTACAGGCAAAGACAGTGAAAGGTTTGGAGGATGCCTAACGCTCGGACTGAACATGAAATTTGAAGGGTCTGATGACAGTCTCAAAGAGCCGGTGCTGAATCTGAGCTCAGACAACAGCTCCGAGGAGCTCAAGGAAGAAGACACCGGCGCGGAGCCACGGCCACCAAGCAAAGCAGCGAAGAGTGCCAGAAATGGAGATGATGAGGTTTCACAGCAACCCCTAGTGAAGAAAGCTCGCGTATCCGTTAGAGCAAGATGCGATGGCACTACG ATGAATGATGGTTGCCAGTGGAGGAAATATGGGCAAAAAATATCAAAAGGAAATCCATGCCCTCGAGCTTACTATCGTTGCACAGTTGCACCAGCATGCCCGGTGAGGAAGCAG GTGCAAAGATGTCAAGAGGATATGTCGATATTGATCACCACCTACGAAGGGACTCACAACCATCCACTGCCAATCTCAGCATCTGCCATGGCCTCCACGACCGCAGCTGCCGCCAGCATGCTGTTGTCTGGTTCATCAGCATCGCAACCTGGTTTCCCTGGCTCGTTTTCCACCGCCATGTGCAACCTCGCCACCTCTATTAATGGCAACCTTCATGGCCTAAATCTCAGCGTTTCAGACAATCTCAGATCGCAGCAGTTTCACCTTCCAAACCCTTTAATCTCTTCCATTACTTCCCATCCCACAATCACTTTAGATCTCACCGTACCACCATCATGCAGTTTCCAAGCAAACCAATTCAACAGTTTCTCATCAAACTTCACCACCACCACCCCAAGATACTCGtcaacgagattcaacatctcatCCTCAGATACTAATAGCTTGCCGACGTATGAGATCAGTAAATACTTGAACAATGGAGCCAAGCCATATGACAAGAGCTCAGTATCTCTGAGCCTTGGCAGGCAACCCCATGACTATCTTTATCGATCCTATCTGCAGAAGACCACCAAGCCAAGCACTCCTCCAAACCAGCATCCGTTGACTGACACGCTTGCAAAGGCGATCACGTCGGATCCTAAGTTCCATTCAGCACTAGCGGCCACCATAACATCATATGTCGAAGCTCGCGGAGGCAAGGAAGCTGTTGGCCATGGTCTCGAGTGGGGAGAGCAGCACTTGAATTCACTTGCGCTTCCCTTCCCGGCGGCACCACAAGGGAATGGTTGTGCGACGTCGAGCTACTTTAACAGGTTGCCGGGGTTGAATTTGAACACCCAGCAAGGGAGTCTCCTGCTGCAGTCATCCCTGGGGTTTCCCAGCACCAAGGGTGCCTCTGCCTCACCACGAGATCATAATACAGAGAACATGTAG